The genome window CCAGCGACGGCAGCGATCCGACGCCCGCCAGCAAGGAGGTAGCGGGCCCGATCCTGGAGAAGGGCAGGATCCGCGTGGCCGCCTTCGACCGCAATGGCCGGCGCGGCGCGATCGCCAGCATCGACGCGCGCTGATCAGCCGGCCAGCCCGAGTTCCGTCGCCACCTGCTGGCGCAGCAGGTACTTCTGGATCTTGCCGGTCACCGTCATGGGGAAACCGGGCACGAAGCGCACGTAGCGCGGAATCTTGTAGTGCGCAATCTGGCCCTGGCAGAACTGGCGGATCTCGTCCTCGTCCGCCTGCATGCCGGGCCGCAGCACGATGCAGGCGCACAGTTCCTCGCCGTACTTCGCGTCCGGTACGCCGACGCACTGCACGTCCAGCACCTTCGGATGCCGGTACAGGAATTCCTCGACCTCGCGCGGATAGATGTTCTCGCCGCCGCGGATGACCATGTCCTTGGCGCGGCCGACGATGGCCGCGTAGCCCTGGGCGTCGATCACGGCGAGGTCGCCGGTGTGCATCCAGCCGGCGCGGTCGATGGCCTCGCGCGTCTTTTCCTCGTCGTCCCAGTAACCCAGCATCACCGAATAGCCGCGCGTGAGCAGCTCGCCCTTGACGCCGCGCGGCACGATGCGCCCGTCCGGGTCGACGATCTTGACCTCGAGGTGAGGATGGACGCGGCCGATGGTCGAGACGCGCAGATCGACAGGGTCGTCCACCGCGCTCTGGAAGCTGACCGGCGAGGTCTCGGTCATGCCATAGGCGATGGTGATCTCGGCCATGTGCATCCTGGCGATCACCCGGCTCATCACTTCGGCCGGGCAGGGCGAGCCGGCCATGATCCCGGTGCGCAGGGTCGACAGGTCGTAGCGGGCGAAGTCCGGATGGTCGAGCAGGGCGATGAACATGGTCGGCACGCCGTGCAGGCCGGTGCAGCGCTCCGCCTGCACCGTGGCCAGCACCGACTGCGGCTCGAAACCCTCGCCCGGGAAGACCATGGCCGCGCCGTGGGTCACGCAGGCGAGGTTGCCGAGCACCATGCCGAAGCAGTGGTAGAGCGGGACCGGGATGCACAGCCGGTCCGCGCTGGTGAGGCGCATCGCCTCGCCGACGAAGAAGCCGTTGTTCAGGATGTTGTGGTGGGTGAGGGTGGCGCCCTTGGGCGCGCCGGTGGTTCCGGAGGTGAACTGGATGTTGACCGGCTCGTCGAACTGCAGCGCGGCCTCGACGGCCTCAAGCCGGGCGCGCTGCGCCTCGTCCGGCGCCGCCAGCAGGCTGTCGAAGTTCAGCATCCCGGGCGTGCGTTCGGCGCCGAGCCGGATCACGTGGCGCAGCGCCGGCAGGCGCGCGCAGGCCAGCCGCCCGGGCTCGCTGGCGCCGATCTCGGGCGCCACGTCCTGCAGGATGGCGAGGTAGTCGCTGGACTTGAAGGCGGGCGAGAGGATCAGGCAGGCGCATCCCACCTTGGCCAGCACGTATTCGAGCTCGGCGCGCCGGTAGGCCGGGTTGATGTTGACCAGGACCAGCCCGGCGCGCGCGGTGGCGAACTGCGCCAGCACCCATTCCGCGCAGTTCTGCGACCAGATGCCGACCCGTTCGCCCGGCTGCAGGCCGATGGCGAGCAGACGGGCCGCCACTGCCGTCACGCGCTCGTCGAACTCGCGGTAGGTCCAGCGCACGTCCTGGTGTGGCACCACCAGGGCCTCGCGCTCGCCGTGGCGCGCGGCGACCTTCCTCAGGAAAGGGCCGATGGTGTCGCCGATCAGCGGCACATCGTGGGCGCCGTGCACATAGCTCAGGTTCTCGGGCATGTCGTCTCCTCGTTTCTTGGGAAACTCTAGCAGAACCGGCGCAGCCTCCGCCACGCGCCAGGCCGGCCGTAGCGCCATTCGTTTTGGATACTCGCCTCGTAAAGAAAACATGGACATCGCTTCTTGTTGATAATGAGTTCTCATTATTGCATAATTGGGATCCTTATCAGACAAGAGAGCTTCGACATGCCATGCACTCCTGCGCCGGCGGCGCTCGCCGCCGGTCTGTTCCTGTGCGCCCCCGGGGCGCAGGCCACCGATCCGGTCGTCGTGATGGGCGAGGTGCGGGTCAGCGCCCAGCGCGCCGGCGGGCCGCTGCGTGCTTCCAGCGTCCTGAGTTCGGTCGACGTGCTGGGCGCGGACAAGGTCGAGGACAAGAACGTCATGAACAGCTGGGAGCTGGTGGGCCAGCTGCCCGGGGTGCAGCTGACCGAGACCCGCATGGGCGCGGAATCGGGCAAGGCCAGCTTCCGCGCCTTCAACGGCGAAGGCTATATCAACGGCATCAAGGTGCTGATCGATGGGGTGCCGAGCAACGTCAACAGCGGCAACCAGCGCTTCATCGACATGATTTTTCCGCTGGAGATCGACAGCATCGAAGTGGTGCGCGGCACCAACGACCCGCGCTATGGCCTGCATAACATCGGCGGCAACATCAACTTCAACACGCGCCAGGGCGGCAACTACCTCGACGGGCGCGTCAGCGCCGGCAGCTTCGACACCCGCGAACTGCAACTGGCCGTCGGCCGCGAGCAGGACGGCTTCGCCCAGAACTACATGGTGGCAAGGCAGGACAGCCATGGCCACCGCGCGCACAGCGACTCGGGCAAGCATACGCTTGGCGCCAAATGGTTCCTGAGCTCCAGCGACCGGCGCCTCAGCGCGGGCCTGGTGCTGCGCAGCTACCGCCACCAGGCGGATGAGCCGGGCTTCCTGACCGCCGCCCAGCTGGCCGCCGACCGCGACCAGTCGCCGCCCAAGAACGCGCGGGACCGGAGCAAGCGCGAGATGCACCACGCGAGCGCCCACCTCGACTGGCAGATCGGGCCGGACGCCTTCCTGAGCAGTAAGCTCTACACCAACCGCTACCACGACGACCGCCGGGTCACCTTCACCAGCAACCCGCTCGGCACCGCGCCGCGCCAGCGCCGCCTGTGGGACGAGGACCAGCTGGGCTTCATGAGCACCCTGACCTGGCGCGTCGCCCCACGCGTCACGCTCGACGGCGGCGTGAATACCGAGCGCCAGGACAACCGCTACCGCCGCTACCGCTTCGCGTTCGCGCTGCCGACCGACTTCGGCAGCCCGGCCGCGGTCCAGAACGACGACAGCTATACCCTCAACAACCTCGGCGCCTACGCGCAGGCGGTCCTGACGCCCTTCGACTCGCTCAAGATCGTCCCCGGCTACCGCGTCGACCGCTTCACCGGCCGCAACACCTTCAACCGGACCGGCGCGAGCGCCGCGCTGCAGGACTATGGCTGGATCAGGCAGCCCAAGCTGAGCATGGTGTACAGCCCGCTGCCTGCGCTCAGCCTGTACGCCAACTGGGGACGGACCTTCCAGATCCTGACCGGCTCGGGCGGGCCGGCCTACCTGGTCCCCGGCCAGGCCGCCTATGCGCCGTCCACCAACACCGGCAAGGAGGTCGGCATCAAGTTCAAGCCCGGCGCCGCCAGCGAGCTGCGGCTGGCGCTGTGGCGCCAGGACGCCGAGGACGAGGTCGCGAACATGCCTTCCACCGGCACCACGGTGGGCCTGGGACGCACCCGGCGCGAAGGTCTCGACCTGCAATGGTCCGGGCGGGTAAGCAAGACGCTCGCGCTGTGGGCCTCGCACTCGCTGCAGAAGGCCGAGGTGGTGAGCGCCTTCGGCGCCGATGGCGCTTCGCTGGCGGGCAAGGAGGTGTTCTCGACCCCGCGCTACATCGCCAATGCCGGGGCCGAATTGCGCCTCTCGGAGCGCTGGCGCGCGGGGCTGCAGGGCAGGGCCCAGGGCAGCTACTACATCGACAACGCCAACGCGGCCGGCAAGTTCGGCGGCTTCGTCCTGTTCGACGCCAGCCTGCGCTACGCGCTGTCGGAGCGCGTGAACCTGGACCTGCAGGTGAAGAACCTGGCCGACCGGCGCTACGAATACGCCTGGTACGACAACTTCTTCTGGCCCGCCGCCGAGGCCCAGGCCATGTTCTCGCCGGGGCCGGGGCGCGCGGCCTACCTGTCGCTGAGCTTCAAGCTGTGAGCCTGGGCATGGATCCCGCCCTGGATCGCCAGCGGATCGCCGCCATCGACGCCCTGCGCGGCCTGGTCATGGTGCTCATGCTGGCCGATCACGTGCGCGAGACCTTCCTGCTGCACCTGCAGGTGGCCGATCCGATGGACGTCGTGTCCACTCCCGGCTGGCTGTTCCTCTCGCGCCTGGTCTCCCACCTGTGCGCCCCGGTGTTCGTGTTCCTCACCGGCCTGTCGGCCTGGCTGTACGCCGCGCGCCAGCCGGACGGCCCGGCCGCCGCCTCGGCTTTCCTGTTCAAGCGCGGCCTGTTCCTGGTCGTGCTCGAACTGACGGTGGTGAACTTCGCCTGGACCGCGCGCTTCCCGCCGACCGTGATCTACCTGCAGGTAATCTGGGCCATCGGCGTGTCGATGATCGTGCTGGCGGCGCTGGTGCGCCTGCCGCGCAAGGCGCTCATCGTCCTGGGCCTGCTCATCGTCGCCGGACACAACTTTCTCGATCCGCTGCACTTCGCGCCCGGCCATCCCCTGCACATGCCGTGGGCGGTGCTGCACGACCGCGGCTGGCTGGAGTTCGGCCAGACGCTGCGCGTGCGCACCTCCTACCCGGTGCTGCCCTGGATCGGCATCATCTGCCTTGGCTATGCCTGCGGTCCCTGGTTCGGCCCGGGACGCGATGCCCGTGAGCGCCGCGAGCGCCTTGCCGGCTGGGCGCTGGCGCTGCTGACGGGCTTTGGCGCGCTGCGCTGGGCCAATGTGTACGGCGACCAGCCCTGGGTGGCCGGCGCGACCGGCATCGAGACCTTGCTGAGCTTCTTCAACGTGAAGAAATATCCGCCTTCGCTCCTGTTCGCCATGCTGACCCTGAGCGTCGGCCTCGGCCTGCTGGCCTGGCTGGACGCACGCAGGGGCGTCCTGGTTCGCGGCCTCGCCGTGCTGGGATCGGCGCCGATGTTCTTCTACCTCGTGCACCTGTACGCGCTCCAGCTGCTCGCACGGGCGGCCATTGCCGCAGTTGGCGAAGATGGGGCGCGCCTGGACAGCGTCTGGCCCGTGTGGCTGCTGACGCTGGCGCTGACGCTGCTCCTGTTCCCGGCGGTGCGGGCCTTCGCCAGGCTGAAGGCGCGCCGGCGCGACCTTGCCTGGCTGAAGTACCTGTAGGCGCCGGCGCCGGGATCATGCCGCCCTGAAGCGCGCCGGCTCGAGCGGCAGGGAATACGCCCGCACGCCGCTTGCCGCGCCCACCGCATTGGCGACCGCCGCGATCGTGCCGGGCGTGCTGAGTTCGCCCGCACCGCCCGGATTCTCCCGGTTCTCGACGATGTGCACCTCCACCACGGGCGCCGCATGCATGCGCAGGACGGGATAGGTGTCGAAGTTCGCCTGCGCCACGCGCCCTCCCTGGACGATCACGCGCTCCAGCAGGGCGGCCGAGACACCGAACACCACACCGCCTTCGATCTGCGAGCGCACGATGTCGGGATTGACCGCCAGCCCGACGTCGACCGCGCAGGTCACGCGTTCGACCGCGATCTCGCCGCCGGGCGCGAGTTTGACCTGGGCGACGATCGCGGCGTAGCTGCCGAAACCCTCGTAGACCGCGACGCCGCGCCCCGAGCGTGGCGGCAGCGGCGAACCCCAGCCGGAGCGGGCCGCGGCCAGCTCCAGCACGTGGCGGATGCGTGGCTGCGCGCCCCGCATCAGCGCCAGCCGGTAGGCGACCGGGTCCTGTCCGGCGCGCGCCGCCAGCTCGTCCATCACGGTCTCGACGATGAAGACGTTGCGGGTCGGCCCCACGCCGCGCCAGTTACCGACGTTCATGCCGGGCGGCGGCTCGTGGCGGGTGAATTCGATGAAGAGGTTCGGAATGTCGTAGGGGCCGCTGGCCCCATGGACCACACTCAGGTCGACCCCGTTGCGCTGAAAGCTGGGCAGCCAGCGCTGCATGATGTTGGGGCCGACGATCCGGTGGTGCCAGCTGAGCGGGCGCCCCTGGGCGTCGAGGGCCACCCGCACCCGGCTGTGGTTGTGGGCGCGGTAGTAATCGTGCTGGAAGTCCTCGGCGCGGTTCCAGGTGACTTTCACCGGCGCCGCCACCTGGCGCCCAATCGCCACCGCCTGGGCGACGTAGTCGACTTCCAGCCGGCGTCCGAAGCCGCCGCCCAGCAACTGGTTGTGCATGCGGACCCGCTCCAGCGGCAGCCCGGCAGCCTCGGCGGCCGCCTTGTGGGCGCGCCCCAGGATCTGGCTGCCGCACCAGACGTCGCAACGGCCTTCGCGCAGATGGACGGTGCAGTTGAGCGGCTCGATCGCCGCGTGGGCCAGCGA of Massilia sp. KIM contains these proteins:
- a CDS encoding AMP-binding protein — protein: MPENLSYVHGAHDVPLIGDTIGPFLRKVAARHGEREALVVPHQDVRWTYREFDERVTAVAARLLAIGLQPGERVGIWSQNCAEWVLAQFATARAGLVLVNINPAYRRAELEYVLAKVGCACLILSPAFKSSDYLAILQDVAPEIGASEPGRLACARLPALRHVIRLGAERTPGMLNFDSLLAAPDEAQRARLEAVEAALQFDEPVNIQFTSGTTGAPKGATLTHHNILNNGFFVGEAMRLTSADRLCIPVPLYHCFGMVLGNLACVTHGAAMVFPGEGFEPQSVLATVQAERCTGLHGVPTMFIALLDHPDFARYDLSTLRTGIMAGSPCPAEVMSRVIARMHMAEITIAYGMTETSPVSFQSAVDDPVDLRVSTIGRVHPHLEVKIVDPDGRIVPRGVKGELLTRGYSVMLGYWDDEEKTREAIDRAGWMHTGDLAVIDAQGYAAIVGRAKDMVIRGGENIYPREVEEFLYRHPKVLDVQCVGVPDAKYGEELCACIVLRPGMQADEDEIRQFCQGQIAHYKIPRYVRFVPGFPMTVTGKIQKYLLRQQVATELGLAG
- a CDS encoding TonB-dependent receptor, producing MPCTPAPAALAAGLFLCAPGAQATDPVVVMGEVRVSAQRAGGPLRASSVLSSVDVLGADKVEDKNVMNSWELVGQLPGVQLTETRMGAESGKASFRAFNGEGYINGIKVLIDGVPSNVNSGNQRFIDMIFPLEIDSIEVVRGTNDPRYGLHNIGGNINFNTRQGGNYLDGRVSAGSFDTRELQLAVGREQDGFAQNYMVARQDSHGHRAHSDSGKHTLGAKWFLSSSDRRLSAGLVLRSYRHQADEPGFLTAAQLAADRDQSPPKNARDRSKREMHHASAHLDWQIGPDAFLSSKLYTNRYHDDRRVTFTSNPLGTAPRQRRLWDEDQLGFMSTLTWRVAPRVTLDGGVNTERQDNRYRRYRFAFALPTDFGSPAAVQNDDSYTLNNLGAYAQAVLTPFDSLKIVPGYRVDRFTGRNTFNRTGASAALQDYGWIRQPKLSMVYSPLPALSLYANWGRTFQILTGSGGPAYLVPGQAAYAPSTNTGKEVGIKFKPGAASELRLALWRQDAEDEVANMPSTGTTVGLGRTRREGLDLQWSGRVSKTLALWASHSLQKAEVVSAFGADGASLAGKEVFSTPRYIANAGAELRLSERWRAGLQGRAQGSYYIDNANAAGKFGGFVLFDASLRYALSERVNLDLQVKNLADRRYEYAWYDNFFWPAAEAQAMFSPGPGRAAYLSLSFKL
- a CDS encoding DUF1624 domain-containing protein — translated: MDPALDRQRIAAIDALRGLVMVLMLADHVRETFLLHLQVADPMDVVSTPGWLFLSRLVSHLCAPVFVFLTGLSAWLYAARQPDGPAAASAFLFKRGLFLVVLELTVVNFAWTARFPPTVIYLQVIWAIGVSMIVLAALVRLPRKALIVLGLLIVAGHNFLDPLHFAPGHPLHMPWAVLHDRGWLEFGQTLRVRTSYPVLPWIGIICLGYACGPWFGPGRDARERRERLAGWALALLTGFGALRWANVYGDQPWVAGATGIETLLSFFNVKKYPPSLLFAMLTLSVGLGLLAWLDARRGVLVRGLAVLGSAPMFFYLVHLYALQLLARAAIAAVGEDGARLDSVWPVWLLTLALTLLLFPAVRAFARLKARRRDLAWLKYL
- a CDS encoding molybdopterin cofactor-binding domain-containing protein produces the protein MKPLPDHYPDRPEAIDHGRRAWLLASLATGGALVIGMAPEPANGAGSASAFAPNAFLRIARDGKVTLFMPYAEMGQGAMMSQAMIVAEELDLDPQRIVLEAAPADDTLYANPLLGAQISGGSASLRGSWRSMRGAAAAARAMLVQAAAQRWGVAVADCRTAGGAVQHPGSGRRLAYGELVDAASRLPVPAEPPLKQADDYKLVGKSLRRLDAPAKVNGSARYGIDVRLPGMLYAAVAACPVFGGRLGRVDDARALQVRGVRQVLRLPDAVAVVANSTWSAFQGVQALDIAWEGGADATLDSAALVARADAALEEAGLPHLRSGDVAAAERSAARVHESVFRLPSLAHAAIEPLNCTVHLREGRCDVWCGSQILGRAHKAAAEAAGLPLERVRMHNQLLGGGFGRRLEVDYVAQAVAIGRQVAAPVKVTWNRAEDFQHDYYRAHNHSRVRVALDAQGRPLSWHHRIVGPNIMQRWLPSFQRNGVDLSVVHGASGPYDIPNLFIEFTRHEPPPGMNVGNWRGVGPTRNVFIVETVMDELAARAGQDPVAYRLALMRGAQPRIRHVLELAAARSGWGSPLPPRSGRGVAVYEGFGSYAAIVAQVKLAPGGEIAVERVTCAVDVGLAVNPDIVRSQIEGGVVFGVSAALLERVIVQGGRVAQANFDTYPVLRMHAAPVVEVHIVENRENPGGAGELSTPGTIAAVANAVGAASGVRAYSLPLEPARFRAA